The genomic region CCCAAATATTTTCTCTGCCGCAGACAGCGTCTTATCCAATTCGTTATCTCCATGCACTGACGACACAAAACCCGCTTCAAAAGCCGAGGGCGCAAAATAAATACCTTCCTCCAGCATGGCATGAAAGAATCGATTAAAAGCTAATTTATCGCATTGCATCACCTCGGCAAAGCTAGTGGGAATATTTTTACTAAAATACAAACCAAACATACCGCCAATAGATTGTGCACAAAAATCAATCCCATGATTTTTAGCTTTGGTAGCAATGCCATCGATTAATTGCTGTGTTCTATTCGACAATTTATCGTAAAAACCAGGCGCTTGAATCAACTTCAACGTAGCCAGCCCCGCTGCAACAGCCACCGGATTACCGGACAGCGTACCCGCCTGATAAACCGGACCCAGTGGCGCCAAGCATTGCATGATATCGCGGCGCCCGCCGAATGCCGCCATCGGCATGCCACCACCGATGACTTTACCCAGTGCGGTTAGATCAGGCTTGATTTGATACAGCCCTTGCGCGCATCCCAAACCGACACGAAATCCGGTCATCACCTCGTCAAATATCAACACACTACCGTTTTGCGTACACAATTCCCGCAACTTGGTGAGAAAATCAGCTTGCGGAGCAATCAGGTTCATATTGCCGGCAACCGGTTCCACAATCACCGCAGCGATTTCTTTTCCCCATTGGTTAAATGCAGCTTCGATGCCTGCAATATCGTTATAGTCCAGAACGATCGTATGACCGGCAGTTTCCGCCGGTACCCCGGCAGAACTAGGATTACCGAAGGTCAATGCACCGGAGCCCGCCTTCACCAACAAGGAATCATCATGACCATGGTAGCATCCTTCAAATTTAATGATCTTACTCCTGCCGGTAAAGCCCCGCGCCAAGCGAATTACACTCATGCCCGCTTCAGTGCCGGAACTCACCAGCCGCACCTGCTCGATGGACGGAATCAATTGACAAATCAGTTGCGCAATTTCCAGTTCGGCCTCGGTAGGTGCACCAAATGTTAATCCATTCTGTGCGGCATTCTGAACCGCCTTCACGACCTCGGGATGCGCATGGCCCAAAATCAAAGGCCCCCATGAACCGACATAATCGATATATGATTTACCGTCCGCATCCCAAAAATACGCACCTTCGCCACGTTGAAAAAAAACCGGCTCACCACCCACCGATTTAAACGCACGGACCGGGGAATTTACGCCGCCAGGAATATATTGCTGAGATTGTTCGAACAATAGATGATTACGTGAAGTCATTTAATTACTCATAAAAAAATTGATAAAGATAAAAAATAACCCGGATTAAAATACATTACAAATTTCCTGCAAATAATTGCGCGTACGCTGCCGCTCTTCCCCTAACATCTCCGGCCTGAAACAAATTACTGCAAACGGCTATGGCATCACAACCGTTATGAATAACCATTGCAGCATTAGTCAGTTGAATTCCGCCAATCCCGACAATTGGTATTGTTAATATTTGCCTCGCTTGATTGATCAGACGGATTGAAACCGGTGTTGCTTCCGGTTTGGTCACTGAGGGGAAAAAAGCCCCAAAAGCGACATAATCTGCGCCTTGTTTTTCAGCCTCAATCGCCAGGTCCAGATTGTTATAACACGACGCCCCAACAATCTTGTCTTGCCGCAAAAATTTTCTCGCATCGGATATCGAACTATCATTCCGCCCCACATGCACCCCATCCGCATCAATCTCTATTGCAAGATCAATATCATCGTTGATAATTAGAGGTATGGCATGCTTTTTGCACAACTGCAACAGCAAACCGGCTTGTTTTTTGCGCAACAAATTATCTACGGATTTATTACGATATTGAATACACTGCGCCCCTCCCACCAGTGCTTGCTGCGTCTTGTCCAGCAGTTCACCGGTATTATTCGAATCCGGCGTTATCGCATATAACCCTTTAATTTTATGATTTCTCAACGGTCATATCGCCATTCTCGTCTTCGCATTCTTCAATATCCCTGGCCCAGAACAGCCGGTTGGGAATATATTGTCCCATGCCGGGGCGGAATCCGTCTTGCAATGTATGCCAGGTATAATCCTGCGCTTCCAAGACGCTTTCGCTTATTGATAAACCGTTGGCTAATGATGCTGCGATTGCCGATGCCAGTGTACAACCCGAACCATGATAAGTATGCTCAAGCCGCTCCCATTCATCTGATCGCACGATACCTTCAGCATTAAACAAGGTATTTTTCACCTGCGCTGTATTTTCGTGCGTGCCCGTTATCAATACATATTCGCATCCCATATCCAATAATCGATGGGCGCAAACGCTCAAATCCAGCCTGCTTTCACTGCTGTCCCCATCCAGTTGGGCAAGATGCCTTGCTTCCAAGCTATTGGGTGTTAATATCGTCACCTGCGGCAACAACAATTCACGCATCGCATCAATCATTTCCTCGTTCGCAAGTTCATCTCCGCGCCCGGAAGTCAATACAGGATCCATCACTAAAGGGATATGCGGATAATCGGAAATTACCTCCGCGATAGCAGCAATAATTTCAACGCTACCCAGCAAACCAATCTTAAACACATGCACCGGCATATCTTCCAGAACGGCGCGCGCTTGATCCGCAATCCATTCGGAATCCAGCGGCATAACCTCATCTACACCTGTTGTATCCTGGACAGTGATAGCCGTCATGACAGATAAAGGATGACAGCTCAAACTGGCGATAGTCAGTATATCCGCCTGCAGGCCTGCTCCACCACTGGGGTCATTTGCAGCAAAAGAAAGTACGATTGGGGGTGGCTGTAACATGCATTAATACCGTAAAATATTATTTTAACCTAAAAGGACACTGCTATCTATCATGCCTACCGAAGAGAATCATCAATATAATCGTTATATGTGTTTAATTTGCGGCTACATCTATGATGAAGCCTTAGGATCTCCGGATGAAGGTATTGCACCCGGCACGCGCTGGGAAGATGTGCCGATCAATTGGACGTGCCCGGAATGTGGCGCACGTAAAGAAGATTTTGAAATGGTAAAAATTTAAATGCGTATTCTGCATACTATGCTTCGCGTTGGAAATCTCGAAAAATCACTTGCGTTTTATACGCAAGTTTTAGGGATGAAGGTATTACGCCGCAAAGACTACCCGGATGGCAAATTTACCCTTGCTTTTGTAGGTTACCAGGATGAAGCTAGCGGTACCGTATTGGAACTGACGCATAATTGGGATACCTCTTCGTACAATTTAGGAGAAGGTTTTGGCCACATCGCCATTGAAGTTGACGATGCTTATCAAGCCTGTGAAAGTACCAGGAAAATGGGTGGCAAAGTTACGCGTGAAGCGGGGCCAATGAAACATGGAACAACAATCATTGCATTTATTGAAGATCCCGATGGCTACAAAATAGAATTTATTCAAAAAAAACACCCTGATCAATAATCACTCAGATCAGTGGATAACATTCCTATTAAAATCAGTTATCCCTGCAATAAAAAAATCGCCGGTATTTTATTGACATCTGGTAAAGCACGCCGCCACTCTTTGATCGATTTGGTTGCAATCCTCTCACGGGAAGAGGTCAGATCGGTTGCAACGCACAAATCGGTATTGTCATTGCACACTTTGACGAGTTGCTCGAGCAGTTTCTGGTTACGATAGGGGGTTTCAATGAAAATCTGCGTTTGCTTCAGATGGATCGATATTCTTTCCAGCTCGGCTATTTTACTTGTTCTGGCTGCGCCCTCAATTGGCAAATAGCCATGAAAGGCAAATCGCTGCCCGTTTAATCCTGATGCCATCAACGCCAGCAAAATGGAGGATGGCCCAACCAAAGGCACGACAGAAATATTATTTTTATGCGCCAGCCTGACCAGACCGGCTCCGGGATCCGCCACGGCCGGGCAGCCCGCTTCGGATAACAAGCCCACATCATGTCCAGCTAATAATGGATCCAGCAAAGCTAAAAAATCTTTTGCTTGCGTGTGCTCATTCAGAATCTGGATATTCAATTCCTGCAAAGGGCATGTGCAATCCAGCTGTTTCAGAAATTGCCTCGCCGTTTTAGGATGCTCAACAATAAAATGAGAAATTTCAGCCACACATTGTTGCACCGACGCAGGCAGCGCCCAAGCGATATCGGCATGACTGATTGGCGCAGGAACCAGATAGAGCTTACCGGTCATTAAAATGTTAAAGGCTTAAAACATCACACATGCACCAGGATCTTAAAATCAGACACACTAATGCAGTGTTCTGGGAACACTCAAGATAAACTCCGGTATGGCCACATCAAAATGAAAACCATCTTCAGCCGCCATCTGATAGCTACCTTTCATTGATCCAACCGACGTAGAAATCACTGTCCCACTAGTATATTCAAAACTATCTCCCGGCTTGAGCAACGGCTGTTCGCCCACAACGCCCAATCCGCGTACTTCCTGAATCGTGCCATCACCGTTATCGATAATCCAATGCCTGCTGATGAGTTGGGTCGCAACCGTCCCGTTATTTGCAATCGTAATGGTATATGCAAACACATGCCTTTCCGATTCCTCATCCGATTGATCGGGCAGATATACGGTACGAACACTGACTTCGATTTCATACTTCTTCTCTTCGATCATCTTTTCGTTCCAAACTGTTGTACGTTCTTAGCGGTAGTGTACCAAGAAATAGTCTCAATATTGACAATCATTGCTATTCAGCTTATTGCAAATAAGTATAAAACATATCGGTCGCAAATTTAAAATTCAGATCCACGGTACATTTTCAACTTCTCCCATTCGATTAAGCTTCAATCTATTTCCATAAGCACCCTCATAATTACAAATAGCAAGAATTCCCATTTCCAAATACCACAAACCTAAATTCCAAGCATCGAAGTAAGCAGAGTCAAGCTGATCACGTTTCTTATGTTCCGGGTGAATTAGAGAATTCCTTATTTCTGTTAAAGCATGGGGGGCATCGATCCATTTCATTCCCTGACTCCGGGCAAGATCTCCAAGAGTGGAAGTTTCTGGCGGAATATTCAATGGAATTCTCAGAGAAGAGAATAGTAACCGAAACTTATCGGATGCCCAGAGATTCTTAAATCCATCTCCAGTTACAAGATGTTTAACTTTTACTGCATATTCATAGGAAAGACGTTCGATAGCTGCTTGGGTTAGGATGATTCCGGCACCAATACCGCGCGATGAAAAATTTGCGTTTAATTGGATTACACCACCCAGCCTCTAGCAAATGAAAGAAAATAACATAGTATCGTTAAGCATTCACTTGATCGTCTCTAAGATAAACAATCCGAAAGGATTATCAAAAAATTTATCCATTAACAATCACTCTTTTACGCGCAGTCTTACATTTGCGGTTAAAATAGCGGATTTGAATATTGAGAGGTCTTTTCCATGTACCGTTTAGCACCCAGCATACTTTCCGCTAATTTCGCCAAATTGGGTCAGGAAGTCACCGATGTGATTGACTCAGGCGCGGATATCGTACATTTTGATGTAATGGACAACCATTATGTCCCCAATCTCACCATTGGCCCCCTCGTTTGCGAAGCTATTCGCCCGGTTACCGATGCCATTATCGATGTGCATCTGATGGTGCAACCGGTGGATCGAATTATTCCCGATTTTGCCAAGGCTGGCGCCAATATCATTTCATTCCATCCGGAAGCCTCGAATCACATCGATCGCACCATCGGATTGATTAAAGAGCAAGGCTGCAAAGCAGGACTGGTGTTTAACCCGGCTACGCCACTGCACTACCTGGATCATGTGCTCGACAAACTGGATTTGGTTTTGATCATGTCGGTCAATCCAGGGTTTGGCGGACAGACATTCATTCCCGAAGCGCTGAACAAGTTGCGTGCTGTCAGAAAACGTATCGACGCCAGTGGTAAAGACATTATGCTGGAAATTGACGGTGGCGTGAAAGTGGATAACATAGCTGAAATCGCTCGCGCCGGAGCCGATACTTTCGTCGCGGGCTCTGCGGTGTATCAGGCTGGCAAGGATGCCGACCCGCATCGATATGACAGCATCGTCGCCGCATTCCGGGCTGAACTGGCAAAAGTTTAACCCGTCACAACTTTAATATATTGCTTTTCCACTATTCCAATGAATCATAGCTCCTCTAGTCACACGGCTTCAGTTAACAAAACAGCATTCCCGATAGCGATCAAGGTCATCATGATCGATCTGGACGGCACGTTGCTCGACACCGCTGAAGACCTCGCCTTAGCCGCAAACCTGATGTTGAAGGATTTGGGCATGCCAGAACAATCGACAGCAACAATTCGCTCCTATATCGGTAAAGGCATACAAAAACTGGTCAAACGCACCTTGACCGGGCAATTGGATGCAGAACCCGATACTGCTTTGTTCGCCAAAGCACTGCCGATTTACGAGCAGCATTACGCCAACAATTTAAGCGTCAATACGCGTCCCTATGCTGGCGTGGTTGAGGGCATACAGGTCATGCAACAAGCGGGCTACAAATTGGCCTGCATCACCAACAAAGCTGAAGCATTTACCCTGCCACTGCTGCATGCCACAGAGCTATTTGACAAATTCGAGATTGTACTTTCGGGCGACAGTCTACCTAAGAAAAAGCCCGATCCGATGCCGCTCACTCATATTTGCAAATACTTCGATGCGCAACCGCATGAGGCACTGCTGATCGGCGATTCACTAAATGACGCTATCGCCGCCCGAGCGGCCGGTTGCCATGTATTCTGCGTACCGTATGGTTACAACGAAGGGCGCGATGTGTACGAACTGGATTGCGATGCCATCGTCGATACCTTGCTGGATGCAACAAAATTGATTAAAAGTATCGCTTAGCATCCCCCATGACCGAGGCCGAATTCAATCTGCTCGCGCAGCAGGGATACAATCGCATTCCAATCGTTCTGGAAACTTACGCGGATCTTGATACCCCTTTATCGATTTATCTGAAACTGGCCAACCAGCCTTACTCCTATTTATTGGAATCGGTGCAGGGCGGCGAACGCTTTGGCCGATTTTCGATCATCGGACTACCGGCAGCAACGCGCATGGTCGTGCATGAAGACACCATCACCCTAATCAATCAGGGTGGATCGGAAACAGTCACGGTTGATGACACCCTGGCCTACATTGAGTCCTATCTGGCACAATTTAAAGCGGCTCCCTGCCCGGCCGGAAATTCCCGTTTCTGTGGCGGCTTGGCGGGCTATTTCTCATACGATACGGTGCGCTACATCGAGCATAAACTGAGAGGCCAGGCCAAATCGGATCGCTTGAATACCCCGGATATTTTGCTGCTATTGTCCGAAGAACTGGCCGTGGTAGACAATCTCTCCGGCAAACTCTATCTGATCGTGTATGTTGATCCGGCTCAGGAAAACGCTTATCAGACCGGACGTCAGCGGCTTAAAACCCTGCTGGAAAAATTACGTCAACCGGTAACGATTCCAGACGAACAAGCTGTCGCTCCCGGCACAGCAGTTGCGGAATTTCCTGAAACCGCGTTCAAAGCCGCTGTCGAGCGGGCCAAACGCTATATTTTCGATGGCGATATCATGCAAGTGGTGTTATCGCAACGCACCAGCAAACCCTATACTGCATCGCCACTGGCGCTTTATCGCGCGCTGCGCAGCCTCAATCCTTCGCCCTACATGTTCTTCTATCACTTTGATGATTTTCATGTAGTCGGCGCGTCGCCGGAAATACTGGTGCGTCTGGAAGGCGACACGGTCACCGTACGTCCGATTGCCGGCACACGCCCCCGCGGCAAAACCCCCCAAGAGGATGCCGCACTGGCAACCGACCTGTTAGCCGATCCGAAAGAAATCGCCGAACACGTTATGCTGATGGATCTGGGCCGCAATGACATCGGTCGCGTGGCACAAACCGGAACCGTCAAAGTCACGGAAAAAATGCAAATCGAAAATTATTCCCATGTCATGCACATCGTATCGAATGTCGAGGCCAAGCTAAAGCCGGAACTGAGCGCAATTGACGTACTGCGCGCCACTTTCCCGGCCGGCACAGTAAGCGGCGCACCCAAAGTGCGCGCGATGGAAATCATTGACGAACTGGAAGTCTCCAAACGCGGCGTGTACGCCGGAGCGGTTGGTTATCTTGGGTTTAACGGCGATATGGACTTAGCCATTGCGATTCGTACCGGCGTGATCAAGGACGGTCAACTGCACGTGCAAGCAGGCGCGGGCATCGTAGCTGATTCAATCCCTGAAAACGAATGGGTAGAAACACAGAATAAAGCCAAAGCCATTCTTCGTGCTGCGGAACTGGCCGAGAATGGGCTGGATAGTAAAATTTAAAAAATGCCTATGCTCCGCCCTGGTGGATCAAGTTCATCTCAATCAAAAATTAGTGCTATTCTTCTTTCTCAATCTACGATCTCGAAAAGAAACAAATTGTTCGTCATAAGAATATCCCCATCCAACGAACGAGTAGAGTTCTTCTTCGGAAGCACAAAGATTCCTAATTCTGATATTTTTTGTTTTTTTTCCACTCAGCAAAAATGAGAACTTCGACTTCCGTTATCTACAACATTCACATTTGATTCACGTAGTCATGCCTTTTCTCCGGTGTACTACAAAACCCAACAAACCAAGACCTGCAAGCAGCATGACATAGGTTGAAGGTTCAGGTACCGGCGTTACCGGCACTAGCAACAACCCTCTTGGTCCATCAAGGGGATGACCAGCAGCAAATATTGTTCCAGTGCTAGATTCAGTTTCAAATTTGACAATCTGATTGAGACCTTTGCACGGTGTCATGATCGGTACGAAAATAAGGCAAAAATTTGCGAAAAAGCAGAGTTTACACGAGGTAAATGAGCATTTTTCGCGAATTTTTAATGCAATTATCATGCCGCGTAGTAACCGTGCAAAGGTCTCTGATTATTAAAATAGCTAGCCACTAAAATATCACCATCTTTAGTAAATACCACATTATTGGGGCCGGATAACTCCTGATGAAATGATTTAACTAATTCTCCAGTAACAATATCATAAACAAGTAGTTGGCTACCGAAATAGTCGCTGACATACAGCATACCATCAGGTCCAAAGGTAACAGAACCTGCTGAAAACGCCTCTGGCGTCGATAAAGTACCTAACGACGCACCGGTCACACCATCAAAACGATCAATGTGATCTTGAAACGATCCCACGTATAGATTGCCGTCAGGGCCCCAATCTAATCCCCAGTAACCTTCTCCTGAATGACCCGTGGCAAAGGCTTCCATCGATTCTCCAGTCTTTCCATCAAAGCGAAGTACCGTGGAGTTACTAGCATCGCCCACGTAGAGGTTCCCATCTGATCCGAAGGCCATAAAACCTAGGTGGGAGGTTGTCGAGGCTGTTCCAAATGTGCCAAGAAATTATTCCCCTGTCTCACTATCAAACTTCAACACACGCGGGTCCCTTGTGGGGAAAATTTCAGTGTAATTCGTGCTAACATACAACTCTCCGTCTGGACCAATGGTCATACCCATGGGAACATTCATATTTCCAGAACCGGCACTTACCAGAACATCGACAAAAGCACCTGTTTCTGCGTCATAACGAAGAATGTTTCGACCCTCGCGATCGCTGACCAATAAATACTCACTGGTTGCATACGCCGGAAAACCCAGCAGTAGCATAGCGAGCCCGGGGATCCACAACCACGCAATGTAATTTGTTGGAGCAAGACCCCATGCCTTCATGCGGGTTAACTTATTAGCAAAAACAGTAAAAGAGCTTAAAGAAGAGCCAAATAAAAAAATAATCAGAATATTTATACTTTTCAACATACTATTTCTCCTTCATAAAATTTATTACATTTCGATAAAAACTAGTGATTAACTCACACAGTCCTGAATACCATACACATAACCATACATCCTCGTATTATTTGGAATACCGTCTCATCTGAATCAGAGGCAAGGTGTGTTGGTCTACCATGCATTCTTAATTAAATAATAACCAAATGATTAATAATCATTTTATAAACCATGAGCTATAATACTTCAGCCATAGAGCTATTTTCTCAGTATCACAATTCATTTTTTCATGGTTACTGTGAGTCAATTTGATTTAAATCAACTTAAAGTAAATTAGTAGTTGAATGATTGATCATCGAGTTGATAAATGCAGAAAGCAGAATAATGGTTCTTAAATTTTCTAGAATCGAAATACGAAGACAGATCAAGAATTAAAAATATTATCGATAATTCTATTTTTTTGTTTTGTAACCTAAGGGCTGTTGACATTTCAAAAATAGATATTCAGAAACAGCCGGTTATAATTACTGGGGTAAATCGCAAGCTACTGATATAGCAGGTGTTCTTATCAGATATCAACAGACCCTAGATTCGTGTTCTATTCCTGGCCTTGCTTAGGTGCCCCAATGCAACACTTAAGTTGCAATTAAAAGACGATGGATACTCTGTATCCAGAAACAATTTAGTTTGACCCAGATCAATATTCCACATAGCCAAAATTGATATTCTGCGAGTCGTTGTAACAAAGAACTTGATTATCAATTGTCCATTAAAAGGTTTCGTATGCGAATTACACACTTTTTTGCAGTTTTAGCTGTTCTGATTTTAGTTGCTTGCGGCGGAAGGCCAACAGCGCCAGAAACTCCTGATCCTGAAGCTTATGGTAAAACCATACAGCCTTTCCATCAAGTACCGGCAGGTGATCAGGAAGGGGGCGGCAAAGCCAGGTCCACTGAAGAAAAATCAAATTATTAAGATTTTTGATCATAACAGCAGTGTTCTATAGTAAAAATCACAAGCAATTTACGTCATAGAGCACTGCCATTTCCCACTCTTACTGTCATGCATTACATTAATGCAAATTGCGCAGAAATAGCACGGAGACAGAACTAGAATTGAGAATACAGCCGATGAATCGCATGTATTTTGTTTTGTAATCTATAAGTCTTAACCAGTATCTGACTTCGCTTCCATTCCCGTACTAAACGCATTTATCCACTGCGTCAGACATTCTTCATTAATACATTTCTGTTCGTGATCGCTTTTACCGCATTTACGCCGTTGCTTGGTTTGTTCTGTTAGAATCAGGCCCATTACAGCATTGATTATGCTCTGAAGTCAGTCACGCCGTTTCAAATAAAGTCACTTATGAATACATTCTCCTCGCTCGACCATGTCCGCATCATCCTCAGCCACACCAGCCATCCCGGTAATATCGGTGCGGCAGCGCGGGCGATGAAAACGATGGGGTTAAGCTCGCTTTATCTGATTAATCCCAAGACTTTTCCAGATAAAGAAGCGGATGTACGTGCTGTCAGTGCGCGTGATATTCTGGAGAAAATAAGGGTCTGCACTGCGTTGGATGAGGCGCTAGATAACACTGTGTTGACCGCTGCGATGACGGCGCGGCCGCGCGATCTTTCGCATGATGTTTTCAACGCGCGGCAAGGCGCGCGGGAATTATTGCGTTATGCGCGGCAACATCCGGTTGCGCTGTTGTTTGGCGCGGAAACTTCCGGTTTGACCACAGCGGAAGTGAGTAAATGCCAGATGATCATCCATATTCCCGCTAATCCGGAATTTACTTCGCTGAACCTGGCGAGCGCCGTGCAGGTAATGGCCTATGAATTGCGCATGGCGCTGACAGAAAATGAGACTGAACCCGTTCCTCTGGCTGAATTTCCCGCCAGTTTCAATGAACTGGAATTACTCTATGCGCATCTTGAACGGGTGATGATTGCGAGTGATTTCCTCGATCCGCAAAAACCCAAGCTGCTGATGCAACGCATCCGCCGTTTGTTTGGCCGTGCGCGATTGGAAAAAGAGGAGGTGCAGATTCTGCGGGGAATTTTGACGGCTTTGGGGAAACGCTGGTAAGCACCACCACTTTCTCAGCGTTGTCTTAGTTTTCCTTGATCAATGTTCCCACCCCTTGATCGGTCAAAATTTCCAGTAACAATGCATGCTCTACGCGTCCATCAATAATATGGCAGGATTTCACACCCTTTTTGACCGCATCCAGCGCCGAGCCGATTTTAGGCAACATGCCACCGGAAATAGTGCCATCGGCGAACAACTCATCCACCCGCTGTGCTGTCAGGCCTGTCAGCAGATTGCCATCCTTATCCAACACGCCGGGGATATTGGACAACAGAATCAGTTTTTCCGCTCTTAGGATTTCCGCCAATTTACCTGCCACCAGGTCAGCGTTAATGTTATACGATTCACCTTCGGCACCCACGCCAATCGGTGCAATGACAGGAATAAAATCTTGCGTATCAAGTAACGCGATGAGCGCCGGATCAATGGATTCGATTTCACCAACCTGACCGATATTGATCCATTTGCCTGCGGTCTCACGATCGGCCATGAGCATTTTCCGGGCGCGGATAAAAGCGCCGTCCTTACCCGTCAGACCAACCGCCTTGCCGCCATGACGATTAATCAGGTTAACGATGTTTTTATTGACCGACCCGCCCAGCACCATTTCAACTACATCCATGGTTTCAGCATCGGTGACGCGCATGCCCTGGATGAATTCGCCTTGCTTGCCAACGCGTTTGAGCATGCTGTCAATCTGCGGACCACCGCCATGCACGATCACCGGATTCATGCCTACCAGTTTCAACAGCACGACGT from Nitrosomonas ureae harbors:
- the thiD gene encoding bifunctional hydroxymethylpyrimidine kinase/phosphomethylpyrimidine kinase is translated as MLQPPPIVLSFAANDPSGGAGLQADILTIASLSCHPLSVMTAITVQDTTGVDEVMPLDSEWIADQARAVLEDMPVHVFKIGLLGSVEIIAAIAEVISDYPHIPLVMDPVLTSGRGDELANEEMIDAMRELLLPQVTILTPNSLEARHLAQLDGDSSESRLDLSVCAHRLLDMGCEYVLITGTHENTAQVKNTLFNAEGIVRSDEWERLEHTYHGSGCTLASAIAASLANGLSISESVLEAQDYTWHTLQDGFRPGMGQYIPNRLFWARDIEECEDENGDMTVEKS
- a CDS encoding SAM-dependent methyltransferase, which encodes MTGKLYLVPAPISHADIAWALPASVQQCVAEISHFIVEHPKTARQFLKQLDCTCPLQELNIQILNEHTQAKDFLALLDPLLAGHDVGLLSEAGCPAVADPGAGLVRLAHKNNISVVPLVGPSSILLALMASGLNGQRFAFHGYLPIEGAARTSKIAELERISIHLKQTQIFIETPYRNQKLLEQLVKVCNDNTDLCVATDLTSSRERIATKSIKEWRRALPDVNKIPAIFLLQG
- a CDS encoding phosphoglycolate phosphatase, with amino-acid sequence MNHSSSSHTASVNKTAFPIAIKVIMIDLDGTLLDTAEDLALAANLMLKDLGMPEQSTATIRSYIGKGIQKLVKRTLTGQLDAEPDTALFAKALPIYEQHYANNLSVNTRPYAGVVEGIQVMQQAGYKLACITNKAEAFTLPLLHATELFDKFEIVLSGDSLPKKKPDPMPLTHICKYFDAQPHEALLIGDSLNDAIAARAAGCHVFCVPYGYNEGRDVYELDCDAIVDTLLDATKLIKSIA
- the gloA gene encoding lactoylglutathione lyase, which gives rise to MRILHTMLRVGNLEKSLAFYTQVLGMKVLRRKDYPDGKFTLAFVGYQDEASGTVLELTHNWDTSSYNLGEGFGHIAIEVDDAYQACESTRKMGGKVTREAGPMKHGTTIIAFIEDPDGYKIEFIQKKHPDQ
- a CDS encoding rubredoxin, with protein sequence MPTEENHQYNRYMCLICGYIYDEALGSPDEGIAPGTRWEDVPINWTCPECGARKEDFEMVKI
- the thiE gene encoding thiamine phosphate synthase, which translates into the protein MRNHKIKGLYAITPDSNNTGELLDKTQQALVGGAQCIQYRNKSVDNLLRKKQAGLLLQLCKKHAIPLIINDDIDLAIEIDADGVHVGRNDSSISDARKFLRQDKIVGASCYNNLDLAIEAEKQGADYVAFGAFFPSVTKPEATPVSIRLINQARQILTIPIVGIGGIQLTNAAMVIHNGCDAIAVCSNLFQAGDVRGRAAAYAQLFAGNL
- the apaG gene encoding Co2+/Mg2+ efflux protein ApaG, which codes for MIEEKKYEIEVSVRTVYLPDQSDEESERHVFAYTITIANNGTVATQLISRHWIIDNGDGTIQEVRGLGVVGEQPLLKPGDSFEYTSGTVISTSVGSMKGSYQMAAEDGFHFDVAIPEFILSVPRTLH
- the hemL gene encoding glutamate-1-semialdehyde 2,1-aminomutase, whose amino-acid sequence is MTSRNHLLFEQSQQYIPGGVNSPVRAFKSVGGEPVFFQRGEGAYFWDADGKSYIDYVGSWGPLILGHAHPEVVKAVQNAAQNGLTFGAPTEAELEIAQLICQLIPSIEQVRLVSSGTEAGMSVIRLARGFTGRSKIIKFEGCYHGHDDSLLVKAGSGALTFGNPSSAGVPAETAGHTIVLDYNDIAGIEAAFNQWGKEIAAVIVEPVAGNMNLIAPQADFLTKLRELCTQNGSVLIFDEVMTGFRVGLGCAQGLYQIKPDLTALGKVIGGGMPMAAFGGRRDIMQCLAPLGPVYQAGTLSGNPVAVAAGLATLKLIQAPGFYDKLSNRTQQLIDGIATKAKNHGIDFCAQSIGGMFGLYFSKNIPTSFAEVMQCDKLAFNRFFHAMLEEGIYFAPSAFEAGFVSSVHGDNELDKTLSAAEKIFGNW
- the trpE gene encoding anthranilate synthase component I — protein: MTEAEFNLLAQQGYNRIPIVLETYADLDTPLSIYLKLANQPYSYLLESVQGGERFGRFSIIGLPAATRMVVHEDTITLINQGGSETVTVDDTLAYIESYLAQFKAAPCPAGNSRFCGGLAGYFSYDTVRYIEHKLRGQAKSDRLNTPDILLLLSEELAVVDNLSGKLYLIVYVDPAQENAYQTGRQRLKTLLEKLRQPVTIPDEQAVAPGTAVAEFPETAFKAAVERAKRYIFDGDIMQVVLSQRTSKPYTASPLALYRALRSLNPSPYMFFYHFDDFHVVGASPEILVRLEGDTVTVRPIAGTRPRGKTPQEDAALATDLLADPKEIAEHVMLMDLGRNDIGRVAQTGTVKVTEKMQIENYSHVMHIVSNVEAKLKPELSAIDVLRATFPAGTVSGAPKVRAMEIIDELEVSKRGVYAGAVGYLGFNGDMDLAIAIRTGVIKDGQLHVQAGAGIVADSIPENEWVETQNKAKAILRAAELAENGLDSKI
- a CDS encoding PEP-CTERM sorting domain-containing protein, which gives rise to MTPCKGLNQIVKFETESSTGTIFAAGHPLDGPRGLLLVPVTPVPEPSTYVMLLAGLGLLGFVVHRRKGMTT
- the rpe gene encoding ribulose-phosphate 3-epimerase; the encoded protein is MYRLAPSILSANFAKLGQEVTDVIDSGADIVHFDVMDNHYVPNLTIGPLVCEAIRPVTDAIIDVHLMVQPVDRIIPDFAKAGANIISFHPEASNHIDRTIGLIKEQGCKAGLVFNPATPLHYLDHVLDKLDLVLIMSVNPGFGGQTFIPEALNKLRAVRKRIDASGKDIMLEIDGGVKVDNIAEIARAGADTFVAGSAVYQAGKDADPHRYDSIVAAFRAELAKV